One genomic region from Streptomyces sp. NBC_01304 encodes:
- a CDS encoding sensor histidine kinase has protein sequence MKAEKQPAPGAGQGTGEALPQVAPEYRWPWLLPSAVAVELDPDRDRTREGRPRRTFRDWIVDFLIFLTAAAIAMMTMDAIGKNPDISPGLATLDQLIGGLACAALWLRRRWPVELAVTLTALGLVSDTAGIAAAIAVFTVAVHRPFKYVAWLGGVSLASVPFFYAYRPDPDMPYGVSVGFGVLVSLVVIGWGMFVRSRRQLLLSLRDRARRAESEAALRAEKAQRLAREEIAREMHDVLAHRLTLLSVHAGALEFRPDAPQAEVARAAGVIRDSAHEALQDLREIIGVLRTNEPTDETGRPQPTLAALDALVAESREAGMKVILDCRIPDPAKVPAGIGRNAYRIAQEGLTNARKHAPGAEVTVSVAGAAGEGLTVEVANPAPPGEVPAVPGSGQGLIGLTERATLAGGRLGHGDAGDGGFRVRAWLPWAA, from the coding sequence ATGAAGGCTGAGAAGCAGCCGGCACCCGGTGCCGGGCAAGGGACGGGCGAGGCCCTCCCGCAGGTGGCGCCGGAGTACCGGTGGCCGTGGCTGCTGCCCTCCGCCGTCGCCGTCGAACTGGACCCGGACCGGGACCGCACGCGCGAGGGCCGGCCGAGGCGGACGTTCCGCGACTGGATCGTGGACTTCCTGATCTTCCTCACGGCCGCTGCGATCGCGATGATGACCATGGACGCGATCGGCAAGAACCCCGACATCTCTCCCGGCCTGGCCACCCTCGACCAGCTGATCGGCGGCCTGGCCTGCGCCGCGCTCTGGCTGCGCAGGCGCTGGCCGGTCGAGCTCGCCGTCACGCTCACCGCGCTCGGCCTGGTGTCGGACACCGCGGGCATCGCGGCCGCGATCGCGGTCTTCACCGTCGCCGTGCACCGGCCCTTCAAGTACGTCGCCTGGCTCGGCGGCGTCTCCCTCGCGTCGGTGCCGTTCTTCTACGCGTACCGGCCCGACCCCGACATGCCGTACGGGGTCTCCGTGGGGTTCGGTGTTCTGGTCAGCCTCGTGGTGATCGGCTGGGGGATGTTCGTGCGCTCCCGCCGCCAGCTCCTGCTGAGCCTGCGCGACCGGGCCCGGCGAGCCGAGTCCGAGGCGGCCCTGCGCGCCGAGAAGGCCCAGCGCCTGGCCCGCGAGGAGATCGCCCGCGAGATGCACGACGTGCTCGCACACCGGCTGACCCTGCTCAGCGTGCACGCGGGCGCCCTGGAGTTCCGCCCCGACGCCCCGCAGGCGGAGGTCGCCCGTGCGGCCGGGGTCATCCGGGACAGCGCGCACGAGGCGTTGCAGGACCTGCGGGAGATCATCGGGGTGCTGCGCACCAACGAACCCACCGACGAGACCGGACGGCCCCAGCCCACCCTCGCCGCCCTCGACGCGCTGGTCGCCGAGTCCCGTGAGGCGGGCATGAAGGTCATCCTGGACTGCCGCATTCCGGACCCCGCGAAGGTCCCGGCCGGAATCGGGCGCAACGCCTACCGGATCGCCCAGGAAGGGCTGACCAATGCGCGCAAGCACGCGCCGGGGGCGGAGGTCACGGTGTCCGTGGCGGGAGCGGCGGGGGAGGGGCTGACCGTGGAGGTCGCCAATCCGGCGCCGCCGGGGGAGGTGCCGGCCGTGCCGGGTTCCGGGCAGGGACTGATCGGGCTCACCGAGCGGGCCACGCTCGCGGGCGGGCGGCTGGGGCACGGGGATGCGGGGGACGGGGGGTTTCGGGTCAGGGCGTGGTTGCCGTGGGCTGCATGA